GGCGATGACGCCGAGCCCGATCGCGGCACCGAGCGCGGCCTTGTCGGAGTCGTCGGCGGTTTTGATGTCGTTGCAGCTGCGGATGAGGAAGGTGTAGGAGTCCAGGAATCCCGCGCCGGAGAACTGGTTGGTGCTGGTGATCACGACCCCCGCGCCGAAGTCCGGCGCGGCGTTCGGATCGAAGCCGGTCGTCGTCACAGGTCGCCCTCCGTTTTCAGGGTGTCGGCGTGGGCGGCGTCGGTCCCGCGGTAGGCCTCCGCCGCGGACCGCACGTTCTTGGCCTCGCTGGTGCACGCCTCGGCCGCGGACCTGACCTGGTCGGCGAGCACGCCCAGCGCGATGCGGGTCGGAATGCCGAGCACCTGGCCGACCGCGACGCCGAACGCGTTGATGTCACCGCCGTTGACGTGCCGGACCTGGTCGGCCTCGGCGCTCACGCGGCTCGCGCGGTCGTCGAGCCCGCCGGCGTAGGTGTCCAGGACCTCCGGATCGACCTCGTAGCCGCCACCGCTCACCACGGTCGACCGTCCTCTTCGTCCTCTTCGGCCGTTTCGCCCGTGCGGGAGGCCGGCGGTTCCGCGGCCGGCGCCTCCGGCTCGTCCTCGGTTTCCTCGTCGTCGCCCTCCGGTGCCGGGGGCAGGAACGACCGCACGACGTCCATCATTTCGGTGCCGCCCGCCAGCGGTTCCAGCGCGCCCGCGACCTCGTGCGCGACCTTGGCCTGTGCCTTGCCGAAGGTCTGCATGATCGTCTCGGTGAGCTTCGACGCGGTGCCGGACATCGCTTTCTCGTCGATGTGCAGAGCCTGCAGCGCGCCGCTCGGGCCCGCCGTCACCTGGACCAGTCCGTCCGGGGAGGAGGCCGTGCCGGAAGCCTCGGTCAGCTGTTCCTGCAACCGCGCGCTTTTGCCGCGCAGATCGTCGACGCGGCGCTGGAAGTCCGCGAGCCACTGTTCGGTGTCCACCGGGCCACGGTAGTGATCTTGAAGCACAACGGGACGAGCCTCACGTGAACGGCCGGTGGCGTGCGGATGACCGGTAGTTTCGTGGTGTGACTGGTGTTCTGGACAATCCCGCATACGCGGCGCTGACCGGGCCGCACTCCCGCTTCGCCCGCTCGCACGGGCAAGCCGTCCGGTACGACCCGGACGTCTCACCGTGGGCGGCGCTTCCCGGCGACGCGGACGAAACCACGTGGAAGGACATGGCCGGACTGGCCGGGCCGGGCGGACTGGTGTCGCTGCCGGGTCCGGTGCTGCCGCCGCCCCCGGACTGGCCGGTGGAGTTCACGGTGACGGGCGTGCAGATGGTGGCGGAGAGCGTCGAGACGGCGCCGGACGCGGAAGCGGTGCGGCTGACCGAAGCCGACGTGCCCGACATGCTCGCGCTCGCCGCGCGGACACGGCCGGGCCCGTTCCTGCCGCGCACCGTCGAACTCGGGACCTACCTCGGCTTCCGCCGCGACGGGCAGCTGATCGCGATGGCCGGGGAACGCATGCGCCCGCCCGGGTGGACCGAGATCAGCGCCGTCTGCACGGACGCGCAGTTCCGCGGGCAGGGCCTGGGCACGCGACTGGTGCTCGCGGTGGCGCACGGCATCGCCGAACGCGGCGAGACACCGTTCCTGCACGCGGCCGCCGCGAACACGAGCGCCGTCCGGCTCTACGCCGCGCTGGGGTTCCGGACACGACGGCCGATCGACTTCGTCGGGGTGCGCGTGCCGGAGGACGTCGGGCCGGGGACGACTTTTCCCCCAGCCGCGTGACCGCCTCTGAACTGGTGCTTTCCGTGTGAGATTGATTACCCTCGGAAGGAGAGCAGGCCAGAAGGGCTGACGGGAGGAGAGTCATGAGCCATCCGGCGCGCAACTCCACCGGTGCCGTGAGCACGGCCGCCCATCGCGGCGGACCGCGCGTGCCCGCGCCACGAGCCGCGCCGACGGCCCTGCGCCTGCAGGTCTTCTGGCCCGTTCCCGGGGTCGCCGTCCTCAAGGTCGCCGGCGACGTGGACGTCGCGACCGCCACCCCGCTCAACCGGGCGCTGGACGAGCTGACCACGCACCGGCCGCGGGTGGCGGTCGTCGACCTGACGGGCGTGGGGTTCCTGGGCTCGGCCGGGCTGGCCGCGCTGGCGGTGGCGAGCGAACGCACCGACGTCCGGGTCGTGGCGCCGACCCGCCAGACCGCCCGGCCGCTGTCGGTCACCGGTCTGGACCAGCGGATGCCGGTCTACCCCAGCCGCGCGGACGCGCTCAGGTCCTGCTGAGGTCCCGTTCCGCCCAGAGCACGCCGGGCGCGGTGCCCCAGCGCGTGCT
This is a stretch of genomic DNA from Amycolatopsis endophytica. It encodes these proteins:
- a CDS encoding YbaB/EbfC family nucleoid-associated protein, which encodes MDTEQWLADFQRRVDDLRGKSARLQEQLTEASGTASSPDGLVQVTAGPSGALQALHIDEKAMSGTASKLTETIMQTFGKAQAKVAHEVAGALEPLAGGTEMMDVVRSFLPPAPEGDDEETEDEPEAPAAEPPASRTGETAEEDEEDGRPW
- a CDS encoding GNAT family N-acetyltransferase — protein: MTGVLDNPAYAALTGPHSRFARSHGQAVRYDPDVSPWAALPGDADETTWKDMAGLAGPGGLVSLPGPVLPPPPDWPVEFTVTGVQMVAESVETAPDAEAVRLTEADVPDMLALAARTRPGPFLPRTVELGTYLGFRRDGQLIAMAGERMRPPGWTEISAVCTDAQFRGQGLGTRLVLAVAHGIAERGETPFLHAAAANTSAVRLYAALGFRTRRPIDFVGVRVPEDVGPGTTFPPAA
- a CDS encoding STAS domain-containing protein, producing MSHPARNSTGAVSTAAHRGGPRVPAPRAAPTALRLQVFWPVPGVAVLKVAGDVDVATATPLNRALDELTTHRPRVAVVDLTGVGFLGSAGLAALAVASERTDVRVVAPTRQTARPLSVTGLDQRMPVYPSRADALRSC